The Pantoea eucalypti sequence AGTGCACTTCGCCTGCCAGTAAGGTCAGGGAGATATCGCTCAGCGCGCGGTTACCACCAAATGTTTTCGACAGGTTATCGAGCGCAATCAGTGTCTGTGGAGTGACCTCTTGCATATCAAAGCCCCATTTTTACCAGTTTTGGCAGGTTTTCTTTATCCAGACCCTCTGTGTTGTTACCGAGAATGGTGTGGGTCTTTTCATCCACTTTTACCTTGCCCAGCCCCTCAATCGTCATGCCGTCAGTAATCGGCTCTTTCTTCTGCATCATGTCGGCAATACGCACAAAGACTTCGCCTGCGGTCTCAGGATTCCAGATGTAGCCGCCTTTGATGGCGTTACGCTGAACCAGGGAGGCACCCTGTCCCGGACTGAAAGAGCCAAGGACACAAACCTGATCGATTTTTTTACGGTTCATGACCGCACGTCCGGCACCGATTGGCCCCTGCGAACCAAACGCCAGGATGCCTTTCAGATCCGGATATTTAGACATCAGCTCATTTGTGGTACGGATGGAGTCATCCAGTGATTCACCAACGCCAAATTTGTCGGTGACCAGCTGCATTTTGGGGTAGTGCTCTTTCTGATAAGCGAGTGCGGCGTCAGTCCACTGCTGATGCAGCGGCACCGTCAGGCTGCCCACATACATGGCGTATTTGCCTTCATCGTGCATGCACTTCGCCAGTGCTTTCATATGATTGATGCCATGGGTTGTCGCATCGACCAGTTCAAAATCCCAGTTGGCGCCCTGCTGACCGGGAGACTCATGGGTAATGACTTCGATACCGGCATCGCGTGCCCGTTTCAGCACCGGCTCCAGCACTTTTGGATCGTTGGGGACTACGCCGATGATATCGACTTTCTGCGCAATCAAATCTTCAATGGCACGCACCTGAAGTGCCGGGTCAGCGGCAGTAGGGCCGACCATCCACGCATCAATACCGCGCTTCGCTGCTTCACTTTTAATGCCGGTTTCCATGGCATTGAACCAGGGAATACCGCCAATTTTGACCACAATACCCATACGCAATTTATCAGCAGCTTGCGCGCCCGTGGCGGCAAACAGAGCAAGTAAAGAGCAGGCGATAAGATGTTTTTTCATACAGACTCCGGGTTAATTTTTAATTAGCTGCATGGATTGATAACGCTGTGAACAGACGATGACATTAACGCCATTCCACGCCAGTTCCTGTTCAAGCTCTTTATCTTTTAATTGGTCAGTAATAAGAAAATCGACATCGCGGTAATGACATATCCGGGCGAACGAGGGCCGCAGAAATTTACTGCCATCCATTAAAAGATGTTTTTTTTCGGCGGCCAGCAGCATCTGTTGTTTCAGGTGTGCATTATTCTCATTGCCTTCGCGTAAATATCCGTCGTTACCCAGACTGCTACAGGAAAAAAATATTTTATTAATCTGAAATTCCCGTAGTGGTTGCTCAGCCACCACCCCATGGAAAGCCTCATCACGATCGGAATATTCACCGCCCAGACAGATAGTGCGAATACTGCCGCGAGCGGCAAGCGTCTGTACGATGCGCAGCGAATTGGTTAATACCGTTAATTCAATGTCTGGCAACTGTCGCGCCAGATACCAGCAGGTGGTACTGCTATCCAGTAAAATACAGTCGCCGGGGCTGATAAAGTCGAGCGCGCGTTTGGCAATAATCATTTTTTCATCAACGTGCTCGTTAATTCGCTGCCGAAAAGTTAATTCACTTTGGTTAGCGATTCTGCTATTTCCTTGTGTGCCAGTGTTCTGTTTTTTTATCAGAACGGCGCCGCCATGGCTGCGTTGTAATAAACCGCGCTTTTCAAGCTGGCTTAAATCACGCCGAATAGTTTCCTGTGAAACCTGACACAGAGTGACCAGTTCTGAGACAATTACCCGGCCATTTATATTAATCTCATTAATAATTCTTTGCTGTCTTTCAATCGGCAACATACTTATCCTCCGATGGATATAAAGTACTGGAAGCAGACACGGGAAAATGTGGACTGGGCAGGAGTCCACGTGGGTAAATTTCGCTGGCGTTTATAAGGTGATGAAGTCGAAATATTTCATGAAAAATATTGCGGCTCATTACATTATTTAGTGATTTTGCTCACATAATTAGCCTTATACGGCAGGTAGCAATCACCAAAAGGGTTAATAAACTATATAGACATTGTTGCTATGGCGTGACTGTTTATGACCGTTTGTGTGGGTTTGACCGTTTAAATCCACACCTGACTTTCTCAGCGTTCCTGTTAAGTCACCTGAGGGTGATGGAAAGAGAAAAAATAACAGACTCAGTCCTGGTGATTCAGACGAAAATCAAGCTGTTCCGGCAATGGTTCTTCCGCTGAGCGGTTTCTGCTTTTATGATCACGAGACTGCCGTAATGGAATGCGCAGCCTCGTTCACGCTTTTCATCTTTCAGTTTTGTGACTCTCTGACCGTTGTTTATGGGCGCTTTAGTGCGCTCAATCACCGGGCTGCGTACAAATGTAAATGTAATTGATAATAGTTATCGTTTACATTATTGTTCGTTCTTCTTCAGGGAAACGCAAAGGAATCGGAAGAAGATGAATTATCCTCAGAAATTAGTAAAAGTGCTTTCTGGCAAGCAGGTAGCTGCCGGATTCGCAGGCCTCACGTTCGGTTTGCTTAGTGTAACGGCACAGGCGGTCACCGTCACAGACGTTGCGGGACGCACGGTTACCGTGCCGGATGATGTTCAGCGTGTGGTTCTCGGAGAAGGCCGCTTGTTCTTCGCTCTTTCGCTGCTTGAGGGCCAGAAACCGTTTGACCGAATCGTCGGCTGGCAGGGCGATTTCCGTAAACTTGACCCGCAAACCTACGCCACCTATCGGGCGAAGTTCCCGCAAATCGACAACATTCCGTTGATCGGCACGACCAGTGCCGACACCATCAGCCCGGAAAAAGTGCTGACACTGAATCCGCAGCTGGCGATTTTCGGTCTGTCGGGGCACGGTCCCGGCAAAGGAAGTGAGCTGGTGAAACAGCTGCAAAACGCCGGTGTGCCCGTGGTGTTTGTGGACTTCCGCACTTCTCCGCTCAAAAACACTCTGCCGAGTATGGAACTGCTGGGGAAAGTACTGAACCGCGAGAAACAGGCGCAGGAGTACATCCGCTTCTATCAGGAGAATATTAAACGCGTCACCGATGTCACCCGCGATATCCCGATGCAGGATAAACCGAAAGTCTTTATCGAACTGCGGGCCTCCACAGCAGATGAATGTTGCCGCTCAGCCGGTAACGGCAACATGGGTGATTTTATCGATCTGGCGGGTGGCGTGAATATCGCTAAACCTCTGCTGCCGGGCGCGCTCGGTCAGGTGAATCTGGAAAAAGTCATTGCCGCGCAGCCGGATGTCTATCTGGTCAGTGGAGGTGCCAGACCACCGAAAGCGGGTGATCCGCAGCCGGTCAGTTTAGTGCTGGGCGCGCAGACCACACCAGAACAGGCGAGCGCCAGCCTGAAGCCGCTGCTGGCGCGTAAAGGCATCAGCACGCTGAAAGCCGTGCAAGAGGGGCGCAGTTTTGGCATCTGGCATAACTATTACAACTCTCCCTATAACGTGCTGGCCGTTCAGTACTTTGCCAAAGCATTTTATCCGCAAAAGTTTGCCGGGCTCGATCCGCAGAAAACACAAAAACAACTTTATAAACAGTTCCTCGCTGTCGAACCGACCGGCACTTACTGGACAGAGTAAAAGGAACTTTGCCCCGGCTGCCGGGGCGTTTTACCTCTCGGAGAGAAGAAATGGTTAAGACTAACTTTACACCTGCCGTTAAAGCGGGGCTGTTTGCACAACTGATTACTGCCACGATGCCGGTGATGGCGGAAGAGGCCAGCGAGGTAAAAGAAAATGAAGATCAGATGGTGGTTACAGCCTCCTCTGTCGAACAAAATCTCAAAGATGCCCCCGCCAGTATCAGCGTAATCACTCGCGAAGATCTGCAGAGAAAACCGGTACAAAACCTCAAAGAGGTGCTGAAAGACGTTCCCGGCGTACAGCTCACCAATGAAAGCGATAACCGACAGGGTGTCAGCATTCGCGGACTGGGCAGCAGCTACACGCTGATCCTGGTCGACGGCAAACGCGTGAATTCCCGCAACGCCGTCTTCCGCCATAACGATTTTGATCTGAGCTGGATCCCGGCAGAATCGATCGAACGTATTGAAGTGGTGCGCGGGCCAATGTCCTCTTTATATGGGTCCGATGCGCTGGGCGGTGTGGTCAACATCATCACCCGTAAAGTCGGCACCCAGTGGCATGGCACGCTGAGCGCAGACACCACCGTTCAGGAACACCGCGATCGCGGTGACAGCGGCAACGGCAATTTCTTTGCCAGCGGCCCGCTGGTTGACGATTTACTGGGCGTGAAAGTTTATGGTGCGCTGGGTAAACGCAATAAAGATCAGGCCAGTTCCGCCAGTGGCAGCACTGGTCAGCCGCGCATTGAAGGTTACACATCGCGTAATGCTAATGTGGAATTCTCACTGACGCCGGATAAAGATCAGGACATCACGTTCGGTTACGGGATGGATCGTCAGGATCGGGATTCCGACACGCTGGATAAAAACCGTATCGAGCGCGAAAACTACTCGCTCGGCCACGCTGGCCGCTGGGGAGTGGCGAATACCGAACTGCGTTTTTACGGTGAAAAAATCGAAAATAAAAACGCCAAAACCATTACCTCGAAAAACAATTCTCTCGACGGCAAAGTCGTGATCCCGCTGGGTGATTACACTCAATTCCTGACGTTCGGCGGTGAATACCGCAATGATAAGCTGGAAGATGCGGTAAACATGAAAAATGGCGGCAGCGTGCAGGCTAATCAGTATGCGCTGTTCCTGGAAGATGAATGGCACATCTTCGAAAACCTGACGCTGACTGGCGGCGTACGCATGGATGACCACGAGAACTACGGCGTCAACTGGAGCCCGCGTGCCTATCTGGTCTACAACGCCACCGATACGGTCACGTTGAAAGGCGGCTGGGCATCCGCTTTCAAAGCGCCTTCTCTGCTTCAACTGAGCCCGGACTGGCTCAGTGGTTCATGCCGCGGGAGCTGCAATGTGGTGGGCAATAAGGATCTGAAAGCAGAAACCAGCGAAAGCATGGAGTTCGGACTCTATTACGCCGGTCAGAGAGGGTGGCTTGAAGATGTTACCGCCAGCGCGACGGTGTTTCAGAACGACATTGACGACATGATTACGGTTATCCGCACCGCCAACCGCAGTCTGGCGCCATCCTATCCAAACTTTGCCGGATTTGATGCCAGCGGCAATCCGATCTTCCGCTATTACAACGTGAATAAAGCACGGATCCGCGGGCTGGAAACGGAGCTCGGTCTGCCGGTCGCCGACAAGCTGAATCTCCGGCTGAATTACACCTACAATGACGCCCGCGATCTGAGTAACGGCGGCAACAAACCGCTGTCTGAACTGCCGTTCCACACGACAAATGCGACGCTTGACTGGAAACCGCTGGAGGACTGGAGCTTCTATCTTTCCGCGAATTACAAAGGCAAGAGCCGCACGGTGACCGATGGCAATGCAACACCAGGCGGATATACCACCTGGAATACCGGCGGGTCATATCAGGTGAACAAAGCGGTGAAAATCCGTGCTGGCGTTCTGAACCTGACCGATAAAGATCTCAACCGCGACGACTACAGCTATAACGAAGATGGCCGCAGATATTTCGCGGCTGTTGATTACAGTTTCTGATCGTCAGCGCCGGCCGGGACATCAGCAGTCCCGGCTGTTTTTGCGCTTTAAGTGGTTACTACGGGTTCCATCAGAGCCTGACATCAGAATCAGTCCGTCCTGACGATGCATTGTAAGAACGCAGAAGATGCCTGTTCAGTTCTGATCTCATTCAGCGATGTCACTCACCGACAATTAATGTGCACGATTATTTTGCGCGTGCATAAAGCGTGCACGCCAGGGCTTGAGCACCCACAACGCCAGACCGGCCGTGATAAAGTCGAAGGTAATCGCGCAGCCAAAGACCAGGTGCCAGTTATGGGTGTGCTGATACATCAGCGCCGCCAGCGGCCCACCAAAGATCGAGCCAATTCCCTGAGACATATAGAGCCAGCCATAATTCGTGGAGGCATTTTCACTGCCAAAAGTATCGGTGAGTGTGGAGGGGAACAGCGAGAAGATTTCACCCCACCCGAAGAACACGACGCCTGAAAGCAGTACGAACAGCACGGGATCTTCACGGCAGGCGAGCCACAACGTCATCGCGACACCTTCCAGTGCGAAGGCAATAAACATGGTATTTTCGCGGCCGTAGCGGTCGGAAATAAAACCAAACAGCGGGCGCGTCAAACCATTGGTGAAACGGTCGATGGTCAGCGCCAGGGGCAGGGCGGCCATACCGAAAACGACAGCTTTGCTGATGCCGAAGTCTTCGGCAAAAATCGCCATCTGCGAAGTGACCATCAACCCTGAGGTCGACATCATTGTCATCATCATGAACATCAGCCAGAACAGCGGCTGGCGCAGCATTTCTCTGGATTTAAACTGGCGCTGGCCTCGTACGGGTGACGATGTGTTGCTGACCGGCATCATCGCGCTGCTTTCAGGCAGCCTCAGGTTCTGGCTGGCGAGAAGGCCCACAGCGGCGAAGATGAGACCAAATGTCGTCATCGTCTGTTCCAGCCCGTAGCTATTAAGAGAAATGGAAATCGGGAAGGTGGTAAAAATCGCACCCATGCCATAGCCTGCCGCCACTGTTCCGGCGGCAAAACCGCGTTGCTGTGGAAACCACTTCATCACCAGTCCCACTACGCCGATATACACAATCCCCGTCCCCAGTCCGCCCAGGCAGCCATAGACCAGATAGAGAGCCGTCAGGCTATCGACCCGGGCCGCGATTACCCAGCTGAAGCCCGCCATCAGCGTACCGATGGAGATCAGCAGACGTGGACCAAAGCGCTCAACCAGCCGGCCCTGGAAGGGTGAAAAAAAGGTCTGCAGAATAATCAGCAGCGAGAACGTGACCTGCAGTTCCGCCAGCCCGACGCCGAGTTTGGCAATCATCGGTTTGGTTAACAGCGTCCAGACGTACTGCGGGCTGGAAATAGCCGCCATGCAAATGAGTCCAAGCAGAAGCTGCACCCATTTGCTGTTTTTCGCTATTACCACCGGTTCGCTTATCGAGGTCATTATTATGTCTCCACTTTACGCTCTGCTACACAGCTGAAATCAGTCTGCTCTGTTTACACACTGTTCTGGCATTGCGCAGTTCCAAACCTTTGCCTGCTGCTAATGCCAGATTACTGAGACCGATATGCCGGTACATAGGTGTAAGAAGAGAATTAAGCAGAAAATGTGCCAACAAAAATAACCATTAATATCAACATGTAATAAGATGGCTTAGAGGTTTAGTGTGATGAAGTGCAAAGATTTAGTGCGCTGAGATGGTGCGTGGGAAAGCGCTGGTGGTCAGAAAGGTAGCCGGTGGTTTTGGTTTTTAGGATGATGCGCTGAGAGGGGCTGTCGTAAAGAGCTTTAACCGGTGGCTGAAAGATTGGGTATGGAATGGGTAGATTCAGGCTGTATGAAAAAACTGGAAACGCAAATAGCCCGTAGGGTTTTCATCTTCGGGGCTTTAGGGAGTTTGATGATGGATCGGGTAATCATCAACCAGGAAAATGTACTCCTGAAAGCCTTATTTCTCTGAAGAGATCTGACGAACAGTCATCAGGAATTCATGAGCAGTGGTTTCCCAAAGTTCAGGGGCAAAATCAAACCCATATCGTTTCCTGAATTCCTCTTCGACATTGCCACCATAGGCTGAGATAAAATCGTCAACTTCTTCAACGAGATCATTAAGCATCCAGTCTGGTACTGACTTTTTGAAAAGCCGCACGATGCCTTTGATCGTATCCTCGCCATCATTGATGATGTCTGCGTCCTGATTGAAATAACCGAAAATCAGTTGGTCAAGAAAGTGGAATTTTTGCATTTTCTACCTATAAATCCGGGAATGCTGTGAGAAGGTAGTAGGGTTTGCCGTTATATTGCTGAAACTCGATAACAACTCTCACATTTTTCATGACTATTCGCTGGCTACCTCCGCGCCGGAAACCATAGCCGATTGCTTTGCCAGATGCATTGCGAATAGTCAGCCTGCCTCCGCTCAACACCGATTTTATTTCGTCACGGTTAGCGAAAAGCGCTTTCGATATAGTTTCTTCTGCTGACCGTACCTGTGTCCAGTCACTGCGTCCGGGCGTGGAGGTGCACGGCCAGCGGGTCACAAAGATGCAGCTGAACAGCGACACCATGACAATCGCCTGGACGCCGCGAAACCGCACAACAGGCCAGCCGCTGCTGAGTTTCTGCCAAAGTTCGACAATTGAAAAGAGTGAAAAGAATTTCAGGAATTTTTAGTAATAGGATCTCCAAAAGGAGCTAAAGAAAAACATAACTTATTTTTATAGCTTAAAATAATTCTGTTTATGTATATTTAAATGGATCGTCTTTTAGATAACATGTTTATAATTATAATCGTTAAATAACTATATAAATCAATTTTTAACATGGGGTCTAATTAGTGGTGGTGCTGGAATATAGTTCCAATGGAAATCCTGCGTCAGATTAGATATTCTCAACCCGGGACATAATTTACTTATAAGGAAGAGTATGGACGCAAAGCAAATTGCTTATGGAATTGTGGATGGTATGTCATCGATTCCTTCGGGCATGTATCAGGGAGTTAAAAGAACGTGGCAGGGTAGCGGCCTTGCAGGGAGCGATCTTAAGAACCGGAATCGAAGGGAAACAGAACGATTTATGCGGTTGGTTAAGGCCAATACAGGCAGGCATGAACCAATCCGATAGCTGATTACTATTGTGATTTTCGATTTTTATGCAAAGCTCGATAATGAGAGTAAGTAAGCTATTGATAGTAAACTGGGTTATGGTGCTGGCAGGCTAGGGGGAAGGGTAGGTTCACAATTTATTCTGGCCCAGTTTATAGCTAAAAAAATATTAACTCGTATTGTTACTGCTGAGACCTTTAAGCGGTTTGTGAGAGTTGGTTCGTCGCTATCGTTGAACCTTCTCATGATTCAAGGGTTAATCGAAGAGGCTTCACTCGCATCAAGACGGATGCAAAGCAGATTCCTAAAGACTTATTCTAAGGTTTCCCGACTGAATTTGGATATGGTCTATTTTCTTGTTGAGAAGCCACTTGAACCCTATCTGATGTACATCAACAGCCATACATTAATGTGTAAAGGTATACAGAATGAACTCTGCAAAATCATTTCTACTAAAATTCGGTAAGTTCATAGGTATACAAACTACTAATGTGGTTGAAGCTTTTTCCACGGGGATCTGCTCCTTCGCAGCATTTTTCTCGTTGTTTATATTTGGAGGCTGGCCATTAAAGATTGTTGGTTTTTTTGGTTTTTTCATACTGGCCTGGTTTATCGCTTATCTAATGGATAAGCTAAAAGGTGAAGCATGATTATTATGTCACATAATCTGTAAGTTATGATATTAAACGCTAAAGCCATGATACTAATCATGGCCTTTTTTATTGCGTACTTTCTCTTATCAAAACCAGCATATCTCAAGGATGTGCTCTATGGAGTAATTGCTGGTGATCCTTTAACCACTATGTGATCTGGCTGTGTGGTGAATACTGGAACGTAACCCTTTAATTTATTTGGCTGGCGAAGTCTGAATGGATTTTTTATCTTTGTGAATTTAAATGAAAATTATTGATTATAAAATTGTTGGTACACCTAAATGTATAACAATTGCTTTTGCTAAATGGTTTTTTATGCAGGGGAGGGCGATGGCTTTGCATCTATCTTCAGATACGCTTTCAGACCTGAAGAGCGTTTTACGCCACGCGGATCCGAAAAGAAAGGGATACGGAGCTTTGGTGAGTCGTTCACTTTAATTGTCCAGACAGACCCGCCAATGAAATTGAACTCAATGATTTCGTGATTGACAGACAGCGCCTCGAAAGAACCTGACGAATATGCATTGCCAACCTGCAAACTTTCAACAATACCCTGACTCAGGCTGATGAGAGTAACAGTAAGAAACTCTTCAAAGATCACATCATCCGTTGTGAAAAGAATATACCTATCATTGTCGACTTTAACGGAGGCTTCGAGTACCTGTCCTTTTATAGTGATACCCGTCGGTTTGTTATCGATTAATACTTCAGAAACGGCCTGCTGAAAATCAGTCGCTTTACTTTTCTCAATAAGCTTTACCGAGAGAGTTTGTTCCATGACTATCTCCATACTGGAAAAATTAAATAATATGAAGTTGGATAAAAATCACAATAAGTCCAGGTAGCAAACAGCATGAAAAACCAAATGCAAAAGTATAGTAAAGCGGTTTGAGAGTATTTATCTTTTTTATATTTTGACTTTCATGTGCAAAATTATAAGCATTATCGCTCCTGTTTAAAAATAAGATTTTTTTGTTTTGTTTTAATCGCATGAAAAAATAGGCCATTAGAGGTGAACCTCTATATCCCATATTGCAGTGCAACAAGTAAGGGGGGGGAAGTGTATGCTTTTGTTGGAAGTCTGAGATCAATTCCTTGTAGCGAGACCTGTTAATCAGATACAAAATAACACTTACTACTAAGCAAACTAAAGGAAGCATAATCAAGACCATCAGGACCGATTTCATTTCTCAAATTCCCATGTATTCATAGATAGTATCCATTACAGAATCACTCGCTTTAGCACCTGCATATCATAGCCCGCAGCTATTGAGCCAACAGAAGCGCAGACTACCGCGCCGGTTCCTGCTGTGGCGATCCCTATTGCTGCGCATACACCTACACCTGCGAAAGAACCGGCTGCGCCAGCTCCCACACCCGTTAAGGTCGAAGCACCAAACTTACCATACTCTTTGAATGCGGTTCTTTTACATTCGCTCTCACGTCCTTTAACGCAGGCATTGAGTACGTCATTCGTGGTCCAGCAAAGGCAAACCCCATTCCTATGTAACCACCTGATTTCAAGAACTTTGCCGCTTTTGCTGCATTGCCTGCATAACTTGAATATCATGCCAGCCCCACTGTAGACCATTCATGTACCAGGGAGCGACTGGGTAGGTTTTGATCTACTCCCAGTATCAGATACAACCTTCAGTTAGTAATATAGAATTATCGTGATTGCCTTTTGTTTGCTTTCTCAAATTTAATATCAACTATCATTATATTTTTTTCGGATTTTAACGTTTTTATTATTGAGGGTTAGGTTGGATTGTTAATTTAAATGACTATTTTAGTTCTGTCATTTTTAATGAATTTTTTAAAAGCTAAATGATAAGTGGATATCTTTTCTTCGATCAGGTCAAACAAAGATGATAAGCAAAACTACTGGATAATGCAGTATTCAAGAGTTATTCTGCAGGCAGCTTAACATATAACTGAGGATAGAGAATGGAAGTTATCCCTGGCGATATACAGTCAAGGCTACAGCTAGCCATTTCTAAAGCGGCAGTGCTCTTACCCTCTGACGTAGGTCAACAGCTTCTTGCTATGGTCACCCCATCAGCATTAGCAACTATGGCGGGGGTCATCGTGGTTTGGGCTGGTGCGCACTTTTTTGGGATTGGTGAAATCGCTGATTTAGTGCTTCTCATTGTAGGCTGGGTAGCAGTAGGGGGCGTAGCGCTTGAAGCGGCTAAGAAGTTGTTTGATTTTGCCACGAAGACTAACGCAGCTCGTAGCGAAGGAGATCTTGACGTTGCTGCTAAGGATTTAGCAGACGCGATCACTCTGATAGGCGTTAATACTGTCCTAGCACTTCTTTTGAAGAAGAAGCCTGGTGATACATTTAAGACTCCTTTCAGGGGAGTAAAAATGCCCAGATACAGCAGCGATATTGGAAGGAAAATGAACCTCCCTCGCAATGGAGGCTGGCGTTATACTCCTAAGATAAAAATCACAAAGCATAGTGACGTCGTTCAGGGACGCACAAAACCCTGGGGGACGTAGAAGTAGGACGCAACTACTATCCTGGCGCAATGTCGAAAGATGACGCATATTTGCAGATGCTTTCAACTCTTTATCATGAACAGGTACACATGGCAATTGCGCCTAAGTTCTATTTATTTAGAGAACTTAGGGTTTTCATGAGACAAAGCGCATATAATAAATCATATATATTACGATACCTGGAAGAGTCACTTGCTGAAACTATTGGCTTATTAAGAGCCAGAGGATGAGTAGGGAATATATCATTGAAGGCTTCAAGTTCCCTCTTGGAAATACTTACGAAATTACCTATACATTATTGCGGCATGAAACCGCAGGTATTCTTTTGGGTCCAGTAGTGGTTGGAGGGTTGATGTATAATGTTTGGTATGGAGTTCAGCAATGATATCGCAAAATAAAGCTGTTGAAATTGCCAAAGAATATGCAAGGGAAACAGGTCATGGTTGGGACGAACGTTTTCATGAGGCTGTGAGAGCGTCTTTTGATGGCAAATCTGTTTGGGTTATTTCAACCTCAGATTTAAAATTTTCTGAAGATCTTCCATGGATGATGGAAAGTATGCCTAATCCAGTTAAATATTATATAGATGTCTCTAGTGGTGAATGTATTGCAGTAGGGGGAAAAGGCAGTGCGATTCTTCGATTAAATAAATGAAAATGTTCATTATCGACTTTATAAAATATGAGAGTGTTTTCGCAAAAATTTAAATGCTTTGTGTGCGGGCTTCAACGGGATAAAAATATACAGAATTGTGAAGCCTGCTAACAGTGTTATCGAATAAGATACAAGGTTTTCTTGTGTACCGCTGCGAATGGTATAAATGAGTCCTGCGAGAAGGATAGCTATTAATATCATTGCAGCTATGAATCTTTTCTTTAACTGTGAAAGGAGCCAGGGATAAGGATAACCGTTTTTATCAGCATGCTGGCGTATCACAGAGACTTCTTTTTGTGTAAACCCCTCTTTTAAAAGCATTTCTTCGATTTTCATTTTATTCATAATGAATGTTATTTATTTGTCTTACGATAGTCAGATTGTAACTCATTACCCAAGCTCTATACAAACCGGACCGGTATTGGTAAGGCTTCTGGTTTTTTAATTTTTAGCAATAGTTCTTTAATGCTAACATTTCCGCATTAAATATGTGCTTTTAAAATTACATGTAGCCAAAAAGCCTGGTAATTCTGAAGGAGGTAATGCTGGCATATTTTTCTTTTTAGATTTTTGAAGGCGCTCTGCAAAGATATCAACGGGATTGAACTCAATCAGTTCCTTGGTAGCTATTCAACGAAAAATTTCATTTAGCCGGGAGATAATGCGCCTCAGGGTTTCAAGACCCCCCGCGCTGTTCGATTGGATCAAGCTGATGCTTCAAGAGTTTGGGCCGAATCTCTTTAATCGGAACATTGTTCAATCCAGGGAAGACGTTACGTTCAAGGCTACGCCAGATATCAGCTACATGATCTTCTAAAATCACTGACGTTCTTTTCTTCTCTTCCAGCCACTTTCTTGCCACCACCTACAAGGTGTGTTCAGTGGACGCTTTTAATGCATTCGCTTTGTCGGTCTTATGCGTTTGCAGATCAATCTGCTGGGCGAGTAGGGCAAGGTACTGATCTCTGAGAGAGCTATCTTGCGCGAATATAAGGTAAGGGTAAGTACCCAAACTCATTTTCGTTCGTTTCTTAGTCACAGGAGTCGCATACCTGAAGTA is a genomic window containing:
- a CDS encoding substrate-binding domain-containing protein — protein: MKKHLIACSLLALFAATGAQAADKLRMGIVVKIGGIPWFNAMETGIKSEAAKRGIDAWMVGPTAADPALQVRAIEDLIAQKVDIIGVVPNDPKVLEPVLKRARDAGIEVITHESPGQQGANWDFELVDATTHGINHMKALAKCMHDEGKYAMYVGSLTVPLHQQWTDAALAYQKEHYPKMQLVTDKFGVGESLDDSIRTTNELMSKYPDLKGILAFGSQGPIGAGRAVMNRKKIDQVCVLGSFSPGQGASLVQRNAIKGGYIWNPETAGEVFVRIADMMQKKEPITDGMTIEGLGKVKVDEKTHTILGNNTEGLDKENLPKLVKMGL
- a CDS encoding DeoR/GlpR family DNA-binding transcription regulator, giving the protein MLPIERQQRIINEININGRVIVSELVTLCQVSQETIRRDLSQLEKRGLLQRSHGGAVLIKKQNTGTQGNSRIANQSELTFRQRINEHVDEKMIIAKRALDFISPGDCILLDSSTTCWYLARQLPDIELTVLTNSLRIVQTLAARGSIRTICLGGEYSDRDEAFHGVVAEQPLREFQINKIFFSCSSLGNDGYLREGNENNAHLKQQMLLAAEKKHLLMDGSKFLRPSFARICHYRDVDFLITDQLKDKELEQELAWNGVNVIVCSQRYQSMQLIKN
- a CDS encoding ABC transporter substrate-binding protein; this translates as MNYPQKLVKVLSGKQVAAGFAGLTFGLLSVTAQAVTVTDVAGRTVTVPDDVQRVVLGEGRLFFALSLLEGQKPFDRIVGWQGDFRKLDPQTYATYRAKFPQIDNIPLIGTTSADTISPEKVLTLNPQLAIFGLSGHGPGKGSELVKQLQNAGVPVVFVDFRTSPLKNTLPSMELLGKVLNREKQAQEYIRFYQENIKRVTDVTRDIPMQDKPKVFIELRASTADECCRSAGNGNMGDFIDLAGGVNIAKPLLPGALGQVNLEKVIAAQPDVYLVSGGARPPKAGDPQPVSLVLGAQTTPEQASASLKPLLARKGISTLKAVQEGRSFGIWHNYYNSPYNVLAVQYFAKAFYPQKFAGLDPQKTQKQLYKQFLAVEPTGTYWTE
- the cirA gene encoding catecholate siderophore receptor CirA, which produces MVKTNFTPAVKAGLFAQLITATMPVMAEEASEVKENEDQMVVTASSVEQNLKDAPASISVITREDLQRKPVQNLKEVLKDVPGVQLTNESDNRQGVSIRGLGSSYTLILVDGKRVNSRNAVFRHNDFDLSWIPAESIERIEVVRGPMSSLYGSDALGGVVNIITRKVGTQWHGTLSADTTVQEHRDRGDSGNGNFFASGPLVDDLLGVKVYGALGKRNKDQASSASGSTGQPRIEGYTSRNANVEFSLTPDKDQDITFGYGMDRQDRDSDTLDKNRIERENYSLGHAGRWGVANTELRFYGEKIENKNAKTITSKNNSLDGKVVIPLGDYTQFLTFGGEYRNDKLEDAVNMKNGGSVQANQYALFLEDEWHIFENLTLTGGVRMDDHENYGVNWSPRAYLVYNATDTVTLKGGWASAFKAPSLLQLSPDWLSGSCRGSCNVVGNKDLKAETSESMEFGLYYAGQRGWLEDVTASATVFQNDIDDMITVIRTANRSLAPSYPNFAGFDASGNPIFRYYNVNKARIRGLETELGLPVADKLNLRLNYTYNDARDLSNGGNKPLSELPFHTTNATLDWKPLEDWSFYLSANYKGKSRTVTDGNATPGGYTTWNTGGSYQVNKAVKIRAGVLNLTDKDLNRDDYSYNEDGRRYFAAVDYSF
- the oxlT gene encoding oxalate/formate MFS antiporter, encoding MTSISEPVVIAKNSKWVQLLLGLICMAAISSPQYVWTLLTKPMIAKLGVGLAELQVTFSLLIILQTFFSPFQGRLVERFGPRLLISIGTLMAGFSWVIAARVDSLTALYLVYGCLGGLGTGIVYIGVVGLVMKWFPQQRGFAAGTVAAGYGMGAIFTTFPISISLNSYGLEQTMTTFGLIFAAVGLLASQNLRLPESSAMMPVSNTSSPVRGQRQFKSREMLRQPLFWLMFMMMTMMSTSGLMVTSQMAIFAEDFGISKAVVFGMAALPLALTIDRFTNGLTRPLFGFISDRYGRENTMFIAFALEGVAMTLWLACREDPVLFVLLSGVVFFGWGEIFSLFPSTLTDTFGSENASTNYGWLYMSQGIGSIFGGPLAALMYQHTHNWHLVFGCAITFDFITAGLALWVLKPWRARFMHAQNNRAH